Proteins encoded within one genomic window of Lynx canadensis isolate LIC74 chromosome B2, mLynCan4.pri.v2, whole genome shotgun sequence:
- the MRPL14 gene encoding 39S ribosomal protein L14, mitochondrial: protein MAFFAGLWCPFTRAGRALSQRSFSTTGSLDAIQKMTRVRVVDNSALGNTPYHRPPRCIHVYNKSGVGKVGDRILLAIKGQKKKALIVGHRMPGPRMTPRFDSNNVVLIEDNGNPVGTRIKTPIPTSLRQREGEFSKVLAIAQNFV from the exons ATGGCTTTCTTTGCTGGGCTCTGGTGCCCCTTCACCCGTGCAGGCAGAGCCCTCAGCCAGCGCAGTTTCAG cACCACTGGGAGCCTCGATGCAATTCAGAAGATGACTCGCGTACGTGTGGTGGACAACAGTGCCCTGGGGAACACCCCATACCATCGCCCTCCTCGTTGCATCCATGTCTATAACAAGAGTGGGGTGGGCAAGGTGGGTGACCGGATACTGCTGGCCATCAAGGGACAGAAGAAAAAGGCACTCATTGTGGGCCATCGCATGCCTGGTCCCCGGATGACCCCCAGGTTTGACTCTAACAATGTGGTCCTCATTGAGGACAATGGGAACCCTGTGGGGACCCGAATTAAGACACCCATCCCCACCAGCCTGCGCCAGAGGGAAGGTGAATTTTCCAAAGTGCTGGCCATTGCTCAGAACTTTGTGTGA